The genome window ACCCCGGAGGTGCGGGTGCTGGAGCCCGGCGTCGGCGGCCGCTGGCTGGACCGCGACAGCGCGGGCGTCGAGTGCGTCTGGGGCGAGGTGCTGACCTGGGAGCCGCCGACCCGGCTGGTGCTGTCCTGGGCGATCACCAGCGGGTTCGAGCTCGAGCCCGACCCGGCGCACGCCTCCGAGGTCGAGGTCACCTTCACCCCGCAGGGCGGCGGCACCCGGGTCGAGCTGGTGCACCGGCACCTGGACCGGCACGGCGAGACCTGGCCGGAGCTGATGCGCGCGGT of Mycobacteriales bacterium contains these proteins:
- a CDS encoding SRPBCC domain-containing protein; translated protein: MNDTAGVTEVRTDVTVEVPPEKAFAFFTERFDDWWPVGHHIGNTPEVRVLEPGVGGRWLDRDSAGVECVWGEVLTWEPPTRLVLSWAITSGFELEPDPAHASEVEVTFTPQGGGTRVELVHRHLDRHGETWPELMRAV